The Methanosarcina barkeri MS DNA window ACTTATCAGTTTCTCTCAGGGATCGTTGCAGGCCTGCTGATTTTGCTTTATATACACATGCTGCTGTTTTCGAAGGAGAAACTGTAAAAAGTAAAGTGTTTGGACTGTTGTGAGCTTTAAGAGATTACAGGCTCTATGACGCTGCCCTCTAGGATTCAACTCTCTATGCTACTGCCGGCGAATTTGAGATAAAAACCTTAAAGCTTTTCCGGATTTTCCGAATTATCCGGATTCAGGTTTTCCGTATTCTCCAGTTTTTCCAGTTTTTCCTGTTCCGGTTTTTCTGGGTTCTCCAAGGTTTCCTGTTCTTCCAGCTTTCCCAGAGTTTCTGACTTTTCCTGCTCTTCCAGAGTTTCCAGTTTTTCAAGCCTTTCCCGGGTCAAAGCGATAGCTTCTTGAATATTCCTATCTTCTGGCTGCTGAGCGAGAATATTTTCCTGCATGGCGAGGGCTTTTTCAAGGCTTTGTTTTGCCGTATCAGATTTTTCAGGGCCCTGCTGGATAAGGCAGTTTCCAAGCTGGCTGAGCGCAACCGCGAGTTCGGCCTGATAGCCCGGGTTGTCGGGCTTTTCTTCAAGCAGCTTTCCATAAAGCTCAATCACCTGACTGAGAATTTCGCCTGCTTCCTCAAAAGAACCCATGTCCGTAAGGAGAGCTGCATAATTGTTCAGGTTCTCACCGGCAGCAGATCTAAAGACTACGTTTTCAGGTTCTTTCGCCAGAAGATTTATATAGATCTCTCGGGCCCGAGTGTAATATTCGACAGCTTGCGGCTTTTCACCTTTACTTTTTAGCAGGTTCCCGGTATTGCTCAGGGTTGTGCCCATATAGTGCTGGTAGTCGTGATTTTCAGGATTAACTTTAAGAAGTTCTGAACCTGCATCAATCGCCTTTTCGTAGGTCTCGAGAGCTTCATCATATTTTGCCTCAGTATAATAGATGCCCCCGCGCATAAACAGAATATAATATACTGCGTCAGTTGCTTTCGCTTTTCTTGCAGAATCTTCGGCTTTGCTTAAGGTTTCAAGAGCTTTATCCAGCTTGCCTTTTTTTATCTGGGTTACTGCACTGTGAATTTGCTTCAGAAGGAGAAGATTTCTGACCTTGCCTCTGGACATAAGAGAAAAATACCTCTTGTTTTTTAAATAACTGTTGATATCGGGTTATGGACAGCTGGCAGGATGTGGCTTAAAGTTAGATCTTAATTACTTCTCAGTGATCTGAACTGGTATAAACTGATCTGAATTAGCTCCTAAGTAACTCTGGTCTAAATTAGCGAATAATGCTCAATGTATATATAGGGGAGATAGCATAAAAGAGTTGAAATTATCTAAATGATTTGAAAATTAACTTTCTATTATATATTAGAGTCAAATATACAAATTTAAATGGTATAACAACAAAAAGTTTCTAGATTATATATAACAAAATGTTTCTATAAATGATATATACACTGGCAGGTTAATTATATATACAGCAAGTTAATATAATTAGCAGAAATATGGGTGGGGTCACAGTAACTGGAAGCATTCGTTATTGTGGCATCCTCTTTTTACCAATCATTTTATCACTAAAAGGTTATTATTTTTTTCGATAACGTCAAGTATATATATTGATCAGTAACGTCTATTGAATAACGTTCGAATATGTGAGCTAACCATGGTGTATAATAATAATCAGAACATAGGCGAGTCTTCGGGGAAGATAGAC harbors:
- a CDS encoding tetratricopeptide repeat protein gives rise to the protein MSRGKVRNLLLLKQIHSAVTQIKKGKLDKALETLSKAEDSARKAKATDAVYYILFMRGGIYYTEAKYDEALETYEKAIDAGSELLKVNPENHDYQHYMGTTLSNTGNLLKSKGEKPQAVEYYTRAREIYINLLAKEPENVVFRSAAGENLNNYAALLTDMGSFEEAGEILSQVIELYGKLLEEKPDNPGYQAELAVALSQLGNCLIQQGPEKSDTAKQSLEKALAMQENILAQQPEDRNIQEAIALTRERLEKLETLEEQEKSETLGKLEEQETLENPEKPEQEKLEKLENTENLNPDNSENPEKL